The Oncorhynchus masou masou isolate Uvic2021 chromosome 8, UVic_Omas_1.1, whole genome shotgun sequence genome has a window encoding:
- the LOC135544714 gene encoding dolichyldiphosphatase 1-like: protein MASEEHCSVPPRWRSISLTHVEFPAGDLTGQLLAYTSLLPIVILVGFVTLIVFKRELHTISFFGGLVLNEGVNWLLKHILREPRPCEGAHATLTTEYGMPSSHSQFIWFFVVYFFLFLYLRMHQTNNARCVELLWRHILSITLLGVAFSVSYSRVYLLYHTWSQVFYGGVTGSTIGVVWFFFTQEVLTPLFPKMAAWPISEFFLVRDTSLIPNILWFEYTVTRSEARNRQRKLGTKLQ, encoded by the exons ATGGCGTCGGAAGAACACTGCTCGGTACCACCTCGATGGCGGTCGATATCACTAACCCACGTAGAGTTCCCTGCTG GTGATCTGACGGGACAATTGTTGGCCTACACCAGCCTGCTACCCATAGTGATCCTTGTGGGCTTTGTCACCCTCATAGTGTTCAAGCGTGAACTGCACACG ATCTCCTTCTTCGGTGGGCTCGTACTGAACGAAGGGGTGAACTGGCTGCTGAAGCACATTTTAAGGGAGCCCCGCCCATGTGAAG GAGCTCACGCAACCCTGACCACTGAGTATGGGATGCCCTCCAGTCATTCCCAGTTCATCTGGTTTTTTGTTGTTtacttctttctttttctttatttaag AATGCATCAAACGAACAACGCTCGCTGTGTGGAGCTACTGTGGAGACATATACTGTCCATCACCTTGTTAGGTGTGGCCTTCTCGGTGTCATACAGCAG GGTTTACCTGTTGTACCACACCTGGAGTCAGGTATTCTACGGGGGAGTGACCGGTAGCACCATCGGCGTAGTCTGGTTCTTCTTCACACAGGAGGTTCTGACACCGCTATTCCCCAAGATGGCAGCATG GCCAATATCAGAGTTTTTTCTGGTGAGGGACACAAGCCTGATCCCCAACATCCTGTGGTTTGAGTACACGGTGACCAGATCAGAGGCAAG AAACAGACAACGGAAGCTTGGCACAAAACTTCAGTGA